The following are encoded in a window of Pseudalgibacter alginicilyticus genomic DNA:
- a CDS encoding YciI family protein: protein MKKAILVLLIITCVFSCKDEPKTSVSEMNEDLHEAIDAKSDSIIEVVKASVEKSTKQIKAELKAKGFKTFDYVDEVTQDTILMQQYFIAFLKEGSIRPTIEAEVEQLQHEHLEHLTKMYELGYADISGPFADEGNLRGITIYNVPNLKMADSLAKSDPMVQAGRLEVEVRPWWGAKGFSLR from the coding sequence ATGAAAAAAGCGATTCTCGTATTACTCATAATCACCTGTGTATTTTCATGTAAAGATGAACCGAAAACATCGGTATCAGAAATGAATGAAGACCTACATGAAGCGATTGATGCAAAATCAGATTCTATCATTGAAGTTGTAAAAGCATCTGTAGAAAAATCAACAAAACAAATTAAAGCAGAATTAAAAGCCAAGGGGTTTAAAACTTTTGATTATGTTGATGAAGTAACACAGGACACTATTTTGATGCAGCAATATTTCATTGCCTTTTTAAAAGAAGGATCTATTCGACCCACTATTGAAGCAGAAGTTGAACAATTGCAACATGAGCATTTAGAGCATCTTACAAAAATGTATGAGTTAGGATATGCTGATATTTCTGGACCTTTTGCTGATGAAGGGAATCTTCGTGGTATCACTATTTACAATGTGCCTAACTTAAAAATGGCAGATAGTTTAGCAAAATCTGATCCCATGGTGCAAGCGGGTAGGCTTGAAGTTGAAGTACGTCCGTGGTGGGGAGCCAAAGGGTTTTCGTTAAGGTAA
- a CDS encoding endonuclease/exonuclease/phosphatase family protein translates to MPVIIFIVLALSVFLGKKGKYNIILAGLLFVIWIGRSYSFSFEKPILKSDLEVVFWNAYRKNNFEKAFIEYESIPDVLVLTESNESNIASLQLKYPDFHFYKSEREIWIFSKMPIDIIKEETSNYNSTVIIFKTHGINFYAVDMVGSADVPRSWEYQFFNSISKNKEKAIILGDFNIPVESLFLNDLKKEYNFYFTSNGNGFRETWFWNIPLLSIDQIWVSKDLQIVTSEIIRTFKSDHAMIKTVVRR, encoded by the coding sequence TTGCCTGTTATAATTTTTATTGTATTAGCGCTTTCAGTTTTTCTCGGAAAAAAAGGAAAATATAATATAATATTAGCAGGGTTATTGTTTGTAATTTGGATTGGAAGAAGTTATAGTTTCAGTTTTGAAAAACCTATACTGAAATCAGATTTAGAAGTGGTATTTTGGAATGCTTATAGGAAAAATAATTTTGAAAAGGCTTTTATAGAGTATGAAAGCATCCCTGACGTTTTAGTTTTAACGGAATCCAATGAAAGTAACATAGCTTCTTTACAATTAAAATATCCTGATTTTCATTTTTATAAATCAGAAAGAGAGATTTGGATTTTTTCAAAAATGCCTATAGATATTATAAAAGAAGAAACTTCTAATTATAATTCTACGGTTATTATTTTTAAAACACATGGGATTAATTTTTATGCTGTTGATATGGTTGGAAGTGCTGATGTTCCTAGAAGTTGGGAGTATCAGTTTTTTAATTCAATAAGTAAAAATAAAGAGAAAGCTATAATTTTAGGAGATTTTAATATTCCGGTAGAATCTCTTTTTTTAAATGATTTAAAGAAAGAGTATAATTTTTATTTCACATCTAATGGAAATGGTTTTAGAGAAACTTGGTTTTGGAACATACCCCTTCTTTCCATAGACCAAATATGGGTTTCTAAAGATTTACAAATTGTAACATCAGAAATAATTAGGACATTTAAAAGCGATCATGCCATGATTAAAACCGTAGTTAGAAGATAA
- the pbpC gene encoding penicillin-binding protein 1C has protein sequence MKLIIDYIKYHKIKSAIIALILIVYYFCLPNQLFEEPTATVITSKNNELLGALIASDGQWRFPHNDTIPEKFKTCILLFEDAYFYKHPGFNPISIFKALHENLKSDAIKRGGSTLTQQVIRLSRKGQSRTYFEKIKEIILATRLEFRYSKDQILSYYSNNAPFGGNVVGLDAAAWRYFNRNANELSWAESATLAVLPNAPSLIYPGRNQERLLKKRNRLLKKILDNSIIDTLTYNLSIAENLPQKPYPLPQTAPHLLQKIAQLYYGKHKQTTIDKTLQERTNYIVKNHYYQLKQNEIYNAAVLILDVKSRQVITYVGNTPTDKAHQKDVDIIDKPRSTGSILKPFLYAAMLDAGDLLPNTLIPDVPTQLGNYTPENYNKTYDGAIPASRALSRSLNIPAVKMLQEFGLDRFHHYLKTLQLKNLKYEPNHYGLSLILGGAESNLWDLCKSYASLSSSLNHFSETSSEYFSNEFCEPTFFASEKVDFGEKTKDKTLFDAASIYLTYESLKKVNRPENNENWEFFDGSKQIAWKTGTSFGFRDAWAIGTTKDYVVGVWVGNADGEGRPGLVGIQTAAPILFDVFDLLPNSKWFTKPFDEMKKITICKQSGHRASPNCNDIEETFIQISGLKTKPCPYHVLIHLNKNESFQVNTSCEDLNNITHKSWFILPPLMAYYYKTKNPFYKPLPKFRSDCLSENRVSIEFIYPNDHNSIFLPKDFNGKTNELILKIAHSKPASTVFWYIDETYIGTTKDFHDMAIIPKQGKHIITVVDEFGNEAKRVFEILE, from the coding sequence TTGAAACTCATAATAGACTACATAAAATACCATAAAATTAAATCAGCAATTATTGCTCTGATTTTAATTGTCTATTATTTTTGTTTGCCAAATCAGCTTTTTGAAGAGCCTACCGCAACCGTTATCACAAGTAAAAACAATGAGTTATTAGGCGCACTAATAGCAAGCGATGGGCAATGGCGCTTTCCTCATAATGATACTATTCCTGAGAAATTTAAAACCTGTATTCTTCTGTTTGAAGATGCTTATTTTTATAAGCATCCTGGTTTTAATCCTATTTCTATTTTTAAAGCTTTACATGAAAATTTAAAATCTGATGCTATTAAACGAGGAGGTAGCACTTTAACTCAACAAGTAATTCGTCTTTCTAGAAAAGGACAATCAAGGACTTATTTCGAAAAAATCAAGGAAATCATTCTTGCTACCCGTTTGGAATTTCGATATTCAAAGGACCAAATTCTATCTTATTATTCTAATAATGCCCCTTTTGGGGGAAATGTGGTAGGGCTTGATGCGGCGGCATGGCGTTATTTTAATAGAAATGCTAACGAACTCTCCTGGGCAGAAAGTGCCACATTAGCTGTTTTACCAAATGCGCCCAGTTTAATTTACCCGGGAAGAAATCAAGAACGTCTACTAAAAAAACGAAATAGACTTCTAAAAAAAATTTTAGATAATTCAATAATTGACACCCTTACTTATAACTTATCCATTGCTGAAAATTTACCTCAAAAACCTTATCCATTACCTCAAACAGCACCTCATTTATTACAAAAAATAGCACAATTATATTACGGAAAACACAAACAAACTACTATTGACAAAACCCTCCAAGAACGCACAAATTACATTGTAAAAAACCATTATTATCAATTAAAGCAAAATGAAATATATAACGCTGCCGTTTTGATTTTGGATGTAAAATCTAGACAAGTTATAACTTACGTTGGCAATACACCAACCGACAAAGCCCATCAAAAAGACGTAGATATTATTGATAAACCACGAAGTACAGGGAGTATTTTAAAACCTTTTTTATATGCCGCCATGTTAGATGCTGGCGACTTACTTCCTAATACCTTAATTCCAGATGTCCCTACGCAATTAGGAAATTACACACCTGAGAACTATAACAAAACCTATGATGGAGCTATCCCTGCAAGTCGTGCGTTGTCTCGCTCATTAAATATCCCTGCCGTTAAGATGTTGCAAGAGTTTGGTCTAGATAGGTTTCATCATTACTTAAAAACACTTCAGCTTAAAAACTTAAAATATGAGCCCAATCATTATGGTTTATCTCTCATTCTTGGTGGTGCTGAAAGTAATTTGTGGGATTTGTGCAAAAGTTATGCGTCACTATCTTCAAGCTTAAATCATTTTTCTGAAACCTCAAGCGAGTATTTTTCAAATGAATTTTGTGAACCGACTTTTTTTGCTTCAGAAAAAGTAGATTTTGGTGAAAAAACAAAAGACAAAACTCTTTTTGACGCTGCTTCCATTTACTTAACTTATGAAAGCTTAAAAAAAGTCAATCGTCCTGAAAACAATGAAAATTGGGAATTTTTTGATGGTTCAAAACAAATAGCTTGGAAAACAGGTACCAGCTTTGGGTTTCGAGATGCTTGGGCCATTGGTACTACCAAAGATTATGTAGTTGGTGTTTGGGTGGGTAATGCCGATGGAGAGGGGCGTCCTGGTTTGGTAGGTATTCAAACAGCTGCTCCCATTTTGTTTGACGTGTTTGATTTACTTCCAAATAGCAAATGGTTTACAAAACCATTTGATGAAATGAAAAAAATTACAATTTGTAAACAAAGTGGTCATAGAGCGTCACCAAATTGTAATGATATTGAAGAAACGTTTATTCAAATTAGTGGACTAAAAACAAAACCTTGTCCGTATCACGTTTTAATTCATCTTAATAAAAATGAGAGCTTTCAAGTAAATACCTCCTGTGAAGATTTAAATAATATAACACATAAATCGTGGTTTATATTGCCCCCATTAATGGCATATTATTATAAAACTAAAAATCCGTTTTATAAACCACTTCCAAAATTTAGAAGTGACTGTTTAAGTGAAAATAGAGTTTCTATCGAGTTTATTTATCCCAACGACCACAATAGCATTTTCTTACCTAAAGATTTTAATGGAAAAACCAATGAATTAATTTTAAAAATCGCACATTCAAAACCAGCAAGCACGGTATTTTGGTATATTGATGAAACTTATATTGGAACCACCAAAGATTTTCATGACATGGCTATAATTCCAAAACAAGGGAAACATATAATTACTGTTGTTGATGAATTTGGTAATGAAGCAAAACGAGTTTTTGAAATTTTAGAATAG
- a CDS encoding alpha-2-macroglobulin family protein, whose protein sequence is MPFKNFFAFVLIFTLAVACKKKSIETDNLFKFKDYINYTTSGINSIASPIQISLATEIEGWVISQEITDKIVNIAPFVEGKLTVGNKHTLLFTPDEYLKPDTEYTVTVQLDDIYKNIPDGFKKYTFQFKTITPNFDVETSHLQSYSKPWQYLESVIKSADVITLEDAKTLVEAYQNDKKLSIVFNEANKSSKYFEFKIDSINRLIDDSELLIKWDGKSIKVNNKGENKITIPGINNFTIVDVDVIQSPEQFLSINFSDPLKKQQNFDGLVTIQNVKKPKYIVDGNVLKVYPDSKLVGNVLVDVFQGISNTDGFKLKKPFSETIAFEELKPQVKLISNGSILPNSQELKFNFEAVNLSAVDVRIIKVFQNNILQFLQDNNLSDQYNNDIKKVGRRIAKQTIQLQTPAENTGKWKAYSIDLSKFFKADAGAIYRVELSFNRSYSLYNCEANPSVSNSENDDYDEYYEDDYYENDTFDFDSEDEELREEAYWDNLAYRYKNYNYNWREENNPCHDAYYGENKIVSQNLLASNLGVIAKQGANNSYYFAVTNILNTNPEANATVTLYNFQQQELASRATDEEGLTLIDLNKNAAFAIVSKGTNKTYIKLADGNSLSLSKFDVSGNRLQRGLKGYIYGERGVWRPGDTLHLTFMLNDATNKLPKEHPVKMEITDPNGKLIYKNLTSDQLNNFFKFTVPTSTEDKTGNYNAKVSVGGATFYKGLKIETVKPNRLKIKVDFENEILTSKAPLKGTLDVKWLHGIPGKNLKAEIKAKFSASNTGFKNYKDYVFNDPTSQFEAEEINVFEGKVNEEGLATINNKLQVKNNAPGMLNVQFLVRAFENGGDFSIDAFTKQYAPYESFVGLKSPKGNDYGSFFTDENQTFNVVVVDANGKPIKRNNLEVKIYKIEWRWWWNSSYDNLSNYVSSNYHRPYTTSKINTDANGKASFNINVPENDRGRYLIRVIDPIGDHATGRTAYFYKNWWSNSTSKDKEAAKMLVFSADKENYNVGEIAKVTFQSGSEGRALVSIENGTEVLDYKWVKTTKGETVVDIPLTKDMAPNVFVNISLLQPHAITANDLPIRLYGVIPIMVEDPNTKLEPQLKMPNVLQPEQRFEVQVSEKNKNAMTYTIAVVEEGLLDLTRFKTPNAWDEFYKREALGVKTWDVFDDVIGAYSGSIDQVFAIGGDGSALAGKNKKANRFKPVVTYLGPFKLDAGQTKTHQIKLPNYIGAVRTMVVAGDNEKEAYGSTEKSVEVKKPLMVLASLPRKLSPGEKVTLPVTVFAMEPKVKNVTINLKLDAGISVIGDASKSLTFTKPNEQMTYFELDVSKAKGTRTLEVIALGNGEKATYKVELNVVNPNPISSKVLDKTLAPNTSETLEFSTFGVAGTNSATVEFSTLPPMDFSRRLQYLIQYPHGCLEQTTSSVFPQLFLNDIFNLSNGKKQAIQKNIENGIKRLGLFQMPNGGLSYWIGENTTNDWSTSYAGHFMIEAEKKGFVLPLTFKSNWIAYQKQAARDWRPSYRTYNADLTQAYRLYTLALAGNADLSSMNRLREFSEISNEAKWRLAAAYALAGQAEASNQILESANINFQPPKYNYYTYGSVDRNRAMALETMVLTKNSKMRELAEDIAKDLSSSKWMSTQTTAYSLLAIAKMVEANGGKALKINYTLNGKTESIDSKKAMAQRDLKIIKDTNTITFKNERDNVVYVRVLNSGKLPLGEELEEQRGLSILVQYQDLTGNKIDVSKLQQGQDFIATVSVSNLKNTPVNDVALTQIFPSGWEIVNTRFTNFGDNTTSQSRFTDVRDDRVNFYFDLPAKGKHSTKTFNVMLNASYLGTYYLYGIQAEAMYDNEFLVRTKGKWIVVEK, encoded by the coding sequence ATGCCATTCAAAAATTTCTTTGCTTTTGTATTGATTTTCACATTAGCCGTTGCCTGCAAAAAAAAGTCTATAGAAACCGATAATCTGTTCAAATTTAAAGATTATATCAACTATACCACTTCTGGAATCAATTCTATAGCAAGTCCCATTCAGATTAGTTTAGCAACTGAAATTGAAGGTTGGGTAATAAGCCAAGAAATCACTGACAAAATAGTTAATATAGCCCCTTTCGTAGAAGGCAAACTGACAGTTGGAAACAAACATACATTACTATTTACGCCCGATGAATATTTGAAACCTGACACAGAATATACGGTAACAGTACAGTTAGACGACATATATAAAAACATACCCGATGGCTTTAAAAAATACACCTTTCAATTTAAAACCATAACGCCCAATTTTGATGTTGAAACCAGCCATTTACAATCTTACAGTAAACCATGGCAATACCTTGAAAGTGTTATAAAATCTGCCGATGTTATTACCCTTGAAGATGCTAAAACCTTGGTAGAAGCTTATCAAAATGACAAAAAATTATCTATAGTTTTTAATGAAGCAAATAAATCTTCCAAATATTTTGAATTTAAAATTGACAGCATTAATAGGTTAATAGATGATAGCGAGCTACTTATAAAATGGGATGGAAAATCAATTAAAGTAAACAATAAAGGCGAAAATAAAATCACAATTCCAGGTATTAACAATTTCACAATTGTAGATGTGGATGTAATACAATCTCCCGAACAATTTCTATCTATCAACTTTTCAGACCCTTTAAAAAAACAACAAAATTTTGATGGTTTGGTCACGATTCAAAATGTAAAAAAACCAAAATACATTGTGGATGGCAATGTGCTGAAAGTATATCCAGACAGCAAATTGGTTGGAAATGTTTTAGTAGATGTTTTTCAAGGCATATCAAATACCGATGGTTTTAAACTTAAAAAACCATTTTCTGAAACTATTGCTTTTGAAGAACTGAAACCTCAAGTTAAATTGATTAGTAATGGGAGTATTTTACCAAATTCCCAAGAATTAAAATTCAATTTTGAAGCCGTTAATTTAAGTGCCGTAGATGTGCGAATTATTAAGGTTTTTCAAAATAATATCCTCCAATTTTTACAGGACAATAATTTGTCAGACCAATACAATAACGATATTAAAAAAGTAGGTAGACGCATTGCAAAACAAACCATACAATTACAAACTCCAGCAGAAAATACAGGAAAATGGAAAGCCTATAGTATTGATTTATCTAAGTTTTTCAAAGCCGATGCTGGTGCTATTTATCGCGTGGAATTAAGTTTTAATAGAAGTTATTCGTTATACAATTGCGAAGCCAATCCAAGTGTTTCAAATTCAGAAAATGATGATTATGATGAGTATTACGAAGACGATTATTATGAAAATGACACGTTTGACTTTGATTCTGAAGATGAAGAATTACGAGAAGAGGCCTATTGGGATAATTTAGCCTACCGCTATAAAAACTACAACTACAATTGGCGTGAAGAAAACAATCCTTGCCACGATGCTTATTATGGAGAAAATAAAATCGTATCACAAAATTTATTAGCTTCCAATTTAGGGGTTATTGCCAAACAAGGTGCTAATAACTCCTATTATTTTGCAGTCACCAATATTTTAAACACCAATCCAGAGGCCAATGCAACGGTAACACTTTATAATTTCCAGCAACAAGAATTAGCAAGTAGAGCCACCGATGAAGAAGGATTGACCTTAATCGATTTAAATAAAAACGCGGCCTTTGCCATTGTTTCAAAAGGAACTAATAAAACCTACATAAAATTGGCTGATGGCAATTCGCTATCATTAAGCAAATTTGATGTGTCTGGAAACCGTTTACAACGTGGGCTGAAAGGTTACATTTATGGAGAACGTGGTGTTTGGCGACCAGGAGACACCTTGCATTTAACATTTATGCTGAACGATGCCACAAACAAACTCCCCAAAGAGCATCCAGTAAAAATGGAAATTACTGACCCCAACGGCAAATTAATTTATAAAAATTTGACTTCAGACCAACTGAATAACTTCTTCAAATTTACAGTTCCCACATCTACTGAAGATAAAACAGGAAACTATAACGCTAAGGTTTCGGTTGGTGGTGCTACGTTTTATAAAGGTTTAAAAATTGAAACTGTAAAACCCAATCGCTTAAAAATTAAGGTCGATTTTGAAAATGAAATTCTTACCAGTAAAGCACCCCTAAAAGGTACTTTGGATGTAAAATGGTTACACGGCATTCCCGGAAAAAATTTAAAAGCAGAAATTAAAGCCAAGTTCAGCGCTTCAAATACTGGTTTTAAAAACTATAAGGATTATGTTTTTAATGATCCAACCAGTCAGTTTGAAGCCGAAGAAATCAATGTGTTTGAAGGCAAAGTAAATGAGGAAGGTTTAGCCACTATCAACAATAAACTGCAAGTTAAAAACAATGCGCCTGGCATGCTGAATGTTCAATTTTTAGTTCGTGCTTTTGAAAATGGTGGCGATTTTTCCATAGATGCCTTTACCAAGCAATATGCGCCTTACGAATCTTTCGTTGGGTTAAAATCGCCAAAAGGCAATGACTACGGCTCCTTTTTTACAGACGAAAACCAAACATTTAATGTGGTGGTGGTTGATGCCAACGGAAAGCCCATAAAGCGCAACAATCTAGAAGTAAAAATCTATAAAATTGAATGGCGTTGGTGGTGGAATTCATCTTATGACAATTTATCGAATTACGTGTCCAGCAATTACCACAGACCGTACACCACTTCAAAAATAAATACGGATGCCAATGGTAAAGCGAGTTTTAACATCAACGTTCCAGAAAATGACCGAGGCAGATATTTAATTCGAGTGATAGACCCAATAGGTGATCACGCCACAGGAAGAACGGCATATTTCTATAAAAATTGGTGGTCTAATAGTACCTCTAAAGATAAAGAGGCTGCTAAAATGCTAGTCTTCTCTGCCGATAAAGAAAACTATAATGTCGGAGAAATTGCTAAAGTAACCTTTCAATCAGGAAGCGAAGGACGCGCTTTAGTCAGTATTGAAAATGGTACAGAAGTATTGGATTATAAATGGGTAAAAACCACTAAAGGCGAAACCGTGGTTGATATTCCATTAACCAAAGACATGGCGCCCAATGTATTTGTAAACATTTCATTATTGCAACCACATGCCATCACAGCTAACGATTTGCCAATTCGTTTGTACGGCGTTATTCCCATTATGGTAGAAGACCCAAATACCAAATTAGAACCTCAACTAAAAATGCCTAATGTATTACAACCAGAGCAACGTTTTGAGGTGCAAGTTTCTGAAAAAAATAAAAATGCCATGACCTACACCATTGCGGTTGTTGAGGAAGGCTTATTAGATTTAACACGTTTTAAAACTCCAAATGCTTGGGATGAGTTTTACAAACGAGAAGCTTTAGGCGTAAAAACCTGGGATGTTTTTGATGATGTTATTGGAGCGTATTCCGGAAGTATAGACCAAGTATTTGCCATTGGAGGCGATGGCAGTGCATTGGCTGGAAAAAACAAAAAAGCCAATCGTTTTAAACCAGTGGTCACTTATTTAGGCCCTTTCAAATTGGATGCCGGACAAACCAAAACCCATCAAATTAAATTACCGAATTACATTGGAGCCGTGCGAACCATGGTAGTAGCTGGCGACAACGAAAAAGAAGCCTACGGGAGCACCGAAAAATCAGTGGAAGTTAAAAAGCCATTGATGGTTTTAGCCTCACTTCCTCGGAAATTAAGTCCTGGCGAAAAAGTGACACTGCCTGTAACTGTTTTTGCCATGGAACCAAAAGTAAAAAATGTAACTATTAATTTAAAATTGGATGCTGGAATTTCAGTTATTGGTGATGCTTCAAAATCTCTTACGTTTACAAAACCTAATGAACAAATGACCTATTTTGAATTAGACGTAAGTAAAGCAAAAGGTACCCGTACACTAGAAGTTATTGCCTTAGGAAATGGCGAAAAAGCAACTTATAAAGTTGAATTAAATGTGGTAAATCCAAATCCAATTTCCTCTAAAGTCTTGGATAAAACCTTAGCTCCAAACACCTCTGAAACTTTAGAATTTTCAACCTTTGGAGTTGCTGGAACAAATTCAGCAACGGTAGAATTTTCAACCTTACCACCTATGGATTTTTCACGTAGATTACAGTATTTAATTCAGTATCCACATGGTTGTTTAGAGCAAACTACATCAAGTGTGTTCCCTCAGTTATTTTTAAATGATATTTTCAATTTATCCAATGGTAAAAAACAAGCCATTCAGAAAAATATTGAAAATGGCATTAAACGTTTAGGACTTTTTCAAATGCCCAATGGCGGACTCAGTTATTGGATAGGCGAGAATACTACAAATGATTGGAGTACCAGTTATGCTGGGCATTTTATGATAGAAGCCGAAAAGAAAGGTTTTGTATTACCACTGACTTTTAAAAGTAATTGGATTGCTTACCAAAAACAAGCTGCTAGGGATTGGCGACCAAGTTATAGAACTTATAATGCCGACTTAACACAAGCTTATAGATTATATACTTTGGCTTTAGCAGGAAATGCAGATTTATCAAGTATGAACCGTTTGCGTGAGTTTTCAGAAATATCTAACGAAGCTAAATGGCGATTAGCAGCAGCTTATGCTTTAGCAGGACAAGCAGAAGCGAGCAATCAAATTTTGGAATCAGCCAATATAAATTTTCAGCCACCAAAATATAATTATTACACCTATGGCTCTGTAGACAGAAATCGTGCTATGGCATTGGAAACAATGGTACTTACCAAAAATTCCAAAATGCGAGAATTAGCAGAAGATATTGCCAAAGATTTATCAAGTTCAAAATGGATGAGCACTCAAACTACGGCTTACAGTTTATTAGCTATAGCAAAAATGGTAGAAGCCAATGGTGGAAAAGCACTAAAAATAAATTATACCCTAAACGGAAAAACAGAATCTATTGATTCTAAAAAAGCCATGGCACAACGTGATTTAAAAATTATTAAAGACACAAATACCATAACTTTTAAAAATGAAAGAGACAATGTAGTTTATGTACGTGTTTTAAATTCAGGAAAATTACCTTTAGGCGAAGAATTGGAAGAACAACGTGGCTTAAGCATTCTGGTACAATACCAGGATTTAACAGGAAATAAAATAGATGTTTCTAAACTACAACAAGGTCAAGATTTTATAGCAACAGTAAGCGTTAGTAATTTGAAAAATACGCCGGTTAATGATGTGGCGTTAACTCAAATTTTTCCATCAGGATGGGAAATAGTTAATACTCGTTTTACAAATTTTGGAGATAATACAACCAGCCAATCACGTTTTACGGATGTTAGAGATGACCGCGTAAATTTCTATTTTGATTTGCCAGCAAAAGGAAAACATAGCACTAAAACTTTCAATGTGATGTTGAATGCCTCTTATTTAGGAACCTATTATCTATATGGCATTCAAGCAGAAGCCATGTATGATAATGAGTTTTTAGTGAGAACTAAAGGAAAATGGATTGTCGTTGAAAAATAA